In Canis lupus familiaris isolate Mischka breed German Shepherd chromosome 24, alternate assembly UU_Cfam_GSD_1.0, whole genome shotgun sequence, a single genomic region encodes these proteins:
- the LOC106557682 gene encoding 60S ribosomal protein L39-like has translation MSSHKTSRIKRFLAKKQKQNHPIPQWIRMKTGNKIRYNSKRRHWRRTKLGL, from the coding sequence ATGTCTTCTCACAAGACTTCCAGAATCAAGCGATtcctggccaagaaacaaaagcagaatcatCCTATTCCCCAGTGGATTCggatgaaaactggtaataaaatcaggTACAACTCCAAGAGGAGGCACTGGAGAAGAACCAAGCTAGGTCTATGA